A window of Daucus carota subsp. sativus chromosome 2, DH1 v3.0, whole genome shotgun sequence genomic DNA:
ttaactccccaaatatgtttattaattattagaaaactattttaactaaaaaatatcTTATGTGGTATGAGCTTTGTAATGTGTTATACCCTCTCCTTATTACTTAATGGGGTCTGACAGGGTTaaataaagaataatataagGTTTAGTCCCCAAGATTGTTCCAACCTCAACTTCTCTTCGAGCGAAATACATTTAGAGGGGAGACTTGAAATTAGGTGCGTTTTCTTCATACAGTTTTATTGTAACCTTGATAATATCACATAAAATGATCCTCAGTCTTAGATCTAAGAACTTATTTAACatgtcaaataaaaatatttatttaacatatgtaataaaaatattaactcAAACACGtttgttaattattaaaaaactattttaactaaaagATGCATATCATTTTAGCATAAATTTAtctttacaataaaattaaatattaaatatatacgataaagttaaatatattaattttgattttggttcatGAACCAATTAATTGACTATTGTTTGATTCATGGACCTATAAATTTTTATGCATGTagcaatatatatttgatttgtcATGTCTATATGCATACTAGATTTGGAAGAAGAAAGTCATATTGGGTATAATATATTgtgttaattaataaatattaattttattaataaaataatagaatattcattaatcaataTACTAATAACctcgttaaaataataaatttttccaGACCCaaggatattaatatatataggttTTAGTGTACATCGTCCTTGATGTACCAAGCTTGCTATTCTAGGAAGATAAATGGTCTGAAATCATCTGGCCAGGACCATAGGAAATTAATAAATGCCAAAactataatttgtttatatgcTTTACAAATTACACGTACTACTGAATTTGAAACAATTGATTCCGGTTGCTGAGCCAAGACTGGTTGTTTGGTACCAACTTGTCCCCATTAATATTGAGTTGAGCAAAATAAGGCCCACCCAAATTTTTGTATTGGCCTGCTTTTAGGCTATCTCCTGTTATTCTGTCAGAGATGAGACTTGAGAGGTGGATACATCATTGTAGGAGATTTAGGGTCCCAAAAAGTAATGAGTTTTCTTGCACTACAAGGGAAGATGGTTACACCCATTAATATGGAAACCTCCTTGGCCACTATCCATCTACATTTTACTTTATTCATCTGTATCTGTTTTGCTTCCCATTTTCTACAAGCTAACTAGTTTTAGTCCActaccttctttgaagaaaagcGTGCTCTGTATTTACTGTCACAAACCTAGTTTCTTTTCTCTACATAATAACCAGATAAGACAGGAGCTAGATCAGACAATTTTGTATAAACTTTGAGATGACAGCTTTAATTTACAATTTACTTGGTAAGTAATGTAGAGTGGTGAATTAAGTGTCATATTCTTTTCACTGTTTTTGCATGCCATATGATTTCGTAGGGACCTCCCACACATGTATTCTACATGGTTGGTTttatatgtttgtttagttgttCCTTGCTACCTCAAGGTGCTGCAATTCCTCAATTCAGGGTTATAGGATTTCTAACTCGTATCTTACTATATGTCATTCAGGGCCAAGGGCCTATCCCGCAATGTGATACAGATGCAGCTGGACTTTCTGAAGATCATACACAAACCTCCCCAGAGGGCATGGAAGAACCACAAAATGCAGTTAACTGCAGGCCTGATTTCTCTCTGCGTCCACGACGCCACAACCAATCCTCACACAGGGCTTCACGAACGGTCAACACACCTCTCTCGCCCACTTTAAGTGATCAGTCCCCTCTCAGTCGATCGAAAAGTTAGATAATGGCCCTCCTGGTCTTGTATGAGTTATTTAATCTGTCAATTAAGGTGATTGAGTGTGGAGCTGTGGCAGTTGGAACTTCTACTAATGTTCAACGATTCATATACATAATATTGCATGGGGGTGCTGCTGCTGATACCTCTTGTTGCCCTTTACTCGCATGTCAGTATCTCAATATATCTTTAACCTTGAACATAGACCGCTTGCAATTAgggctggcaatttcgggtttcgggtcgggttcgggtcgggttgacagtcgcgggtcaaaaaatttacccaacccgaacccgacccgaaattgCCAACTCTCATtacattacacacacacacacatgcatattgaataaaatatgtcaatatatttttaaaatgctaTTTTGAAGTAGTGTATGTGAATAGTAAGGTATACccagattttatttataatgtcAGAGCAAACTAGCAAAGTGGTTTATGCTACCACTATTCTAACATGTTAAATTAGTAAGTACGAGTATATATTTTGGAGAACTTCGGTATATATTATGTGGGTTTAtgtacacttttttttttacattgttagaagattttgattggtgaagTTTTTGGGCCTGCATggatttttgttattaataagattagaatctataaaaaaaattcgtcATTTAAACAGCTGTAATTGTGTATTAATGGACTTACATCGACTAAAATTGATTACTACGATAAAAAGAGAGGCTATGGCATTTGACATGAGTACATACTATATTGCGTTAGCGCTGTGCATAATGTAAATATGTCAATGTCGAATTAAATTAATCACTTTGAGATTGACCGGATCATTGgttattttgtattatatatcaCATGCGCGAACTGCTCATCATATTTCATGGTATATATAACTTTAAAGGTACGCGTGTtgatatttcaaaatattaaatttttaggtGTGAGACTGATATCccgtattatataattaaagtttaattcaattaatctatatttcatgaaatatttttatataaaatactaattcaaaaatatataaaatatatacatattcagTTAGAACTCAAtacaaaaaatttgtatattttatatgcttAATATGTTGTTGGAAATATAAACCTCCAAGTTAGTATCTTTAGTGCTTTCTTTGAGAACAACTTCTGCTactgtttaaaaaaatattttcattagtctgtttattaaaataatccgGTCTACACAATTTAGTTTATATTGAAGAAATACCCTTCACCCTGCCGAACTACCGCAATTCCTGGTATATGTAAAACTAGAATTTGCATGTCCttgttagagcaactccaatgcacccACTCCTTACCTATATTTAATCTACATGGACAATATTTGAGGATTGAGAACAAAAAACACAACTCCAACGCAACTCCCTATCCCTCATTTATTTTAGGTGAGACAAAGTTCAACCCCATATTTGagggatgaaaaagcaaacccCTGTATTCTCCATGTCATCACCAGCTCATatatcctcttgtttttctGTCATTTACCACTGcaatttctctctctatttcggttgcatatgtgaatttgaaatataggAGATCAATATAGAGAATACCATTGGAgcaaaacaattttttggtcCCCTATATATTAAGTAaccattattatataatattttaggggtTGAAAATAGGGAATTGCATTGGGCTTGCTCTTATAATCTCTGTCGCTTTAATGAttcacaaaatataatatatataacactGTAAATTGGAAATCATAATATAACAAGTTCAAGCCCTCATTTTGTATACAAAAAAGTGCGTGTATCGCTACATTGACATGAGTGCTGCAATTGAACAAAGTCAGACGAATTCTATGCATCGAATAGACATGACCACAACCTTTAGCCAAAACTAAAAGGATTTTATTACCGGGACATGAGTTGCAAACACATTGCCAAAAAGTTCATATGAAACAAGTAATCCATCTACCCGCAATACATTTGCAGAAAAAATCTGTTAACATCTTCATGTGCACGCTAGATGAGAAGACGAGGCAGGTAGATTTGTAAAAGCAGGTGTTGTGGAAATGCAGAATTAGTATGAGGCGATAGTACGCTGCTGGTTTATGCATTTTCCACGGAATATCATCTGATTTTTCTAATATAGCTAGATGGAATAGGTAAACAGATAATCTGGGTTCATATAACATATGTCAAGGTCAATAGAATATTCGAAGTCAAGATCAAAAACAACTAGACGCAAGAACTTAAAACGTACAACATATCTTTTACATAAATCTATATAGAAACAGGTGGTACACTTATGGGTACAAATTATCAGCAAGTAATTACACACAATTGCAATTACTATCTAATAAGTGAAATTTACTGgacaaaaattataatcagaAAAACAATTAACTGCACACCAAACTGatttttactttgtatacacACCTTAATGTTAAACAAGGTTCTATAACTGTACATTGCCATATATAATCCTTTAAAATACTGCTCACTTTGTTATATCAATGCCTAATGGGATATTCTAGGAGTTGTTATATCAACTATTTATTGCAGATAATATAAATGAGAAAGAAAATTGAGTATTGAAGACGTGAGATCTTTTATGCTAATAAGACAACCGGAAGGACCAGTTAAGTTGAAACAATGAGAATTGATGAATGGCTATGGATTCTTATTCCATGTTACCGAATTTCTTCGCTATGATGGGGCGTACATCTTCAGCATCAACCAGGGTCTCTAGGAAGGAGAGTAATGAAATTAGTGCAGAGTCTGATGGGTCACCAAACCAACTCTTTATTGGGATTCCATTATTTACTTGCAAACGGAAAACCTGGAACAATCACAAGAAGCCTTAGTAACTGGAAAAAATTAGCAAGTTCCCACGAATTTTAGTTCTAGAACATATGCAAAGATATCCAAGCACATAATTTCATCAAGTTTGTCGATTAATTATTCTTCAAAATGCTTCCACCAGTTGCATCAGGCAGCAATAACCAAAAAAGAGAAAACAATCTAACCACTTATGACAACTGATATGGACAAAAAGCAATCCAAGTATGTTATGAATGGCTAATGAATTATCAGTAGTTTTTTTTATCCTCGAATTTGCAACAAATATAGGACATGACCAACCAGTGGATATAGAATaggttttaattattaatacacaagggaaaaagaaaaacaaagtagCTATTAAAGGAAAACTAACAACGCTGACTTAACAAAAGTACCTGAGGAGAATTATCAATTATGGCAATCTTTGCAAGATCAATACCCAAGACAGTCAAGTCTTTGGTGTAACTTCCATCTGCAAATATGCATGATTCACGATAAGCTCGGCGTGAAATAATGTTTTGATTTGGATCCAATATATCAAGAAGTTGTTCAGCATAGATGCTTTGACTGGCCGTAAAgactataattttaaacatcTCGGCCACTTTCCCTAAGAATACGTGGAGGTGAGGCCTCTTTTTCACATAAACAATGTGCTCTTTCATGTTAAAGGAGACAGGAAAGGTAAAATCCGCATCATCACAATGATCCAGTGTGGAGTGGACAAGTGTTTCTGTATACATAAAGCAAGAACAGTTAGATGTTGCAAAGAACTAATTCTAATTAATTTTTGCACCTAATTTTTTCATGCAGGTAAAGTATATAGCTCGTCGACGTTCGAAAACAAACATCTAAGAGTAACCTAGACAATGTAAAATATATCCATAATCAAATAAAACTATCATATGATCTCTACGTGGTCAATAAAACTATCATATGATCTATACGTGGTCACAGCTACAATAGTTCCAACCAAGAACCCCAATGGaaaactaatataaataaaagataataagcAATTAACCATGAATTAAAACCTCTTTTCATTTGAGACTTCCTTTTTTCTATCACAGCCtgacttttatatatttataaatttcactattcttttttaaagttttgaattatatgcattttttttttgtaatgatATGTATAATATGATTCAGTTATACATTATactattaatatttgataaaaaaaattattacacaATTAAACTTTAGATCCCGTGTCGGTTTACCAGAAAACATCTACTAGTGTAAAAAGTAATAATGTTGTTGGATTGAACCACTAAGAAGATCTAAAGGGATCACTTCCATACCATCCAAGTCGAGTACCAATGTGTTAGACTTCTTTTTTAACAGTTGTTTCGGAATTGTGGTCGGCCAAGGATTTGTTCTGAAAAAAATGTCAGTATCCAAGCACTCTACTTGATCCAAATCTTGATAGGTATTAACAGATTCCTGATTGCTTTTCGACAGATGGATCGCCGAATACAAGCTTGAATCAACCGAGTCATCGCATAATGAGCTATCCTGCACATTGTTAGTTTCCAGGGAGTCCTCGAGGAATGGTAGTATCATGACTTCTTCATCTAAACATGAGTTACTCTCATTGGATTGGTAATCATGATAGGTAGCAGATCCATTCAGACCATATAGACAGTTGTTTATGGTAGGTAATTCAGAAAAAATCAAGTCTGAAATGTTGAAATCTGATATGTTGCAAGTTTGATTTTCATATAAACTTCTGCCATCCACTCTCGGTGATGAAATGCCAAGATCTTTGTCATTGCCTAGATAGAGAAATGCAAGAAGTTGCTTTATTTAGTCAAATAAACAATCCATCTCCCTCAGTATTGAAGGCATGACAATGGGTAAATATTGATTTTACCTCCAACACTAAGAAAATCTGTTTCCTTATGTTCATCACTGGACTGCATATCGACCGAGAAGATTGTTTCCAAGTTCGATGTGCAAGGAACTAATGCTGAACCCAGAATCTGCAGTAAATTGTGCCATCATTtgcatttaatttttattgacgAGATCAATATCTATTAGATGGCATCATGGAAGTGAGAGATAGGGAAGATGAATTTTCCATACATGTATCTACCATAAAAATGATGACTATTAACTTTTTAAAAGTATAGAATATATAGTATTTACCATTCCCAAATTAGTGTCCATGTCATTTAACGCAGACAGCTGTCTTTGAATCTCAAGATTTTCTCCATTGGGCATTGTATTGCATCTAGCTTCACCAGTGTCATGTAAGGATTTTATATTGGTAGAGAGAACTACAAACAACAAACACAACTTAAAAACCGGACCTGgtaataaaactaaaacatagGGAACAATGGCCAAATATACTTCAGAATAAATCAGGTAGCACTTAGAGGATACAGATCAATACTCACCATCCTGTTTATTTTGAATACTCTCTGAATCTAACTCTTGTTGAGAAATATGGGAATGGGAGAGAGAAGTCTTTGAAATCATGGATGTCGGACAAATGTGTAAGCCATTTTTATCTCGTTGACATCCTGTAATCGACTTGGTTTTCATTTTCCGTGATGGCATTTAAACACTTTAGATGCATACAACAATTGCCACTTTGGAGCATCAGTGTGAAGCCAGATTCCTTTCAGCAATCAATTGAGTACCTGGGGACCAATCCATTTTCATAGTTAAGATACGAAAAAATTCCATTGAGTAACGAAACAGTAATACGTGACAGACTGACGGTTAAATATCTGTTGCAAGAAAGGAAACTGCACATATGTTCAAATACTAGAGGTACTAGCAAGTAGAAAAATTCTTAGAAAATGCTTTATGTAATGTCTCAATAGGGTTGTATCTCTGTAGCCAGGAAAAGTACTGAAATAATAATTCAGAAGCTTTAGTATGAAATAAGTATTGGACCGGAGTTTCTATAGACAAGCGATCTGTGATATGGTTATGTCCTGCCACGTAACTGCAGGTTTTCTAGGGGACAAACAGAGTGTGTCTGATCAAGAGGTATCTGTAAGTCGCAAAGAAAACCTAATGATAGGTTACTTTCGGAACTTATTTCAGTTCAGGTGGGTCTTTTTATGCCTTACAAGTTACAAGTAAGTTAAATTAAGCAAGCGGCCCCGAGCACTAAACATCTGAAATATTGACAACAGCATCCATAATACACAGATTTTTGCTAGAATATTTAGTTCCGGTTTTCCAGTATTTCTTAAAATGATGCCAAAGATTACCCCACTAGAGACAATTTAGTTACCGCACATGATATCACCTCCCTGGAGACAATATAGtagtaatatattaattgatttataattttaccATAGCTATGAAATGTTGGCTGAATCTCTGACAAGGCATGTC
This region includes:
- the LOC108210191 gene encoding uncharacterized protein LOC108210191, with amino-acid sequence MPSRKMKTKSITGCQRDKNGLHICPTSMISKTSLSHSHISQQELDSESIQNKQDVLSTNIKSLHDTGEARCNTMPNGENLEIQRQLSALNDMDTNLGMILGSALVPCTSNLETIFSVDMQSSDEHKETDFLSVGGNDKDLGISSPRVDGRSLYENQTCNISDFNISDLIFSELPTINNCLYGLNGSATYHDYQSNESNSCLDEEVMILPFLEDSLETNNVQDSSLCDDSVDSSLYSAIHLSKSNQESVNTYQDLDQVECLDTDIFFRTNPWPTTIPKQLLKKKSNTLVLDLDETLVHSTLDHCDDADFTFPVSFNMKEHIVYVKKRPHLHVFLGKVAEMFKIIVFTASQSIYAEQLLDILDPNQNIISRRAYRESCIFADGSYTKDLTVLGIDLAKIAIIDNSPQVFRLQVNNGIPIKSWFGDPSDSALISLLSFLETLVDAEDVRPIIAKKFGNME